The following are encoded in a window of Gemmatimonadota bacterium genomic DNA:
- a CDS encoding BamA/TamA family outer membrane protein: protein MVFARPRLRLVLAAMLLASAWPQTVRAQRIACTARHPMVDAVAITGNARISTSDLEPVIRTERTGLWRRWFGWNTGTLTCLDTIELRSDAANIAAFYDSRGYAGTRVQSAVTRRGDKRAQVTFVVREGNAVRIDSVVVAGLPVEAADARAIQQRLLRTVYDDSVLKFVRDSVQQLVKEAGFAHAREPLDSSRRDTTAHRGTVHFVFRPGPVTRIGTIAIRFSDSTRAPALSADAVRALLRVHSGDRLDSREVATSQRDLYATELYRTVRIDNVPVDSTHDSLVVQLAEGDRRRLRTTVGWATLDCFRASARLVEQNLANTGNRLEVTAKLSKIGMAHPFGGFSGLCASETRDDPFSRNLNYYAGATLNLRGVLGAQLRPSLTLFTERRSEPFAYQQQTDVGVIAAVTRELGTRLVGTAQYQYVDGKTVADRSVSCTTFGFCRLEDLTSFVLPSPVHTIGGSLARNPLLPTSDPDHGYRWQVELRYGHTQISRILPLDFAHIQGEAASYRALGDNLVLATRVQAGFVFAPSDRSVLLPPQERFYAGGQNTVRGFGQNQLGPGSYIVDSYVTRTLADGTVVGEAGAASSVLRIAPSGGNAMWVANIELRARRGWPADLLHWAAFVDAGQVWNSNDVFSVLNAKPRVTPGLGVRLVTPIGPFRVDVGYNPYPLASGPAFYVVGGDLAKGVLGTVTCVSPGTTDPLPGSTHAAALSCPVTFTPLKRGGLLPRLAFHFSIGNAF, encoded by the coding sequence ATGGTATTCGCGCGCCCCCGGCTCCGCCTCGTATTGGCAGCGATGCTGCTCGCCAGCGCATGGCCGCAGACGGTGCGCGCGCAGCGGATTGCGTGCACCGCGCGCCATCCGATGGTGGACGCGGTGGCCATCACCGGCAATGCGCGCATTTCGACGAGCGACCTTGAGCCGGTCATCCGCACCGAGCGTACGGGGCTTTGGCGGCGCTGGTTTGGATGGAACACGGGCACCCTCACCTGCCTCGACACTATTGAGTTGCGCTCCGATGCGGCGAATATCGCCGCGTTCTATGATTCGCGCGGCTACGCCGGCACTCGGGTCCAGAGCGCCGTCACCCGACGCGGCGACAAACGCGCGCAGGTGACGTTTGTGGTGCGCGAGGGGAATGCGGTTCGTATTGACTCTGTCGTCGTGGCAGGATTGCCGGTTGAGGCGGCCGATGCCCGCGCGATTCAGCAACGCTTGCTACGGACGGTGTACGACGATTCGGTATTGAAGTTTGTGCGCGACTCGGTGCAGCAGTTGGTGAAGGAGGCGGGCTTCGCGCATGCGCGAGAGCCGCTCGACTCAAGCCGGCGCGACACGACGGCGCACCGCGGCACCGTGCACTTCGTGTTCCGCCCAGGACCGGTGACGCGCATTGGAACGATTGCCATTCGCTTCTCCGATTCCACGCGTGCCCCTGCGCTCTCGGCAGACGCTGTGCGCGCGTTGCTGCGGGTGCATAGTGGTGATCGCCTCGACTCGCGTGAAGTCGCCACGAGTCAGCGCGACCTCTACGCCACGGAGCTGTACCGCACGGTGCGTATTGACAACGTGCCTGTGGACAGCACGCACGATTCGCTGGTGGTGCAACTGGCTGAAGGAGACCGACGTCGCCTGCGCACCACGGTGGGATGGGCCACCCTCGATTGTTTTCGCGCCTCAGCACGACTGGTGGAACAGAATCTCGCCAACACGGGCAACCGTCTTGAAGTCACGGCGAAGCTGTCGAAGATCGGTATGGCGCATCCGTTCGGCGGATTCTCCGGATTGTGCGCGTCGGAAACGCGCGACGACCCGTTCAGCCGCAACCTGAACTACTACGCGGGTGCGACGCTGAATCTGCGCGGCGTGCTGGGCGCACAGTTGCGCCCGAGCCTCACGCTGTTCACGGAACGGCGCTCCGAACCCTTTGCGTATCAGCAGCAGACAGACGTCGGTGTGATTGCTGCCGTGACGCGCGAACTCGGCACGCGGCTCGTTGGCACAGCGCAGTACCAATACGTGGACGGCAAAACGGTGGCGGACCGGTCGGTGAGCTGCACGACCTTCGGGTTCTGCCGTCTCGAAGATCTCACGAGCTTTGTGCTCCCGAGTCCCGTGCATACGATTGGCGGCTCACTCGCGCGAAATCCGTTGTTGCCCACGAGCGACCCCGACCACGGGTATCGCTGGCAAGTGGAGCTGCGCTACGGGCACACGCAGATTTCGCGCATCCTTCCCCTCGACTTTGCGCACATTCAGGGCGAGGCCGCGTCATACCGAGCCCTCGGCGACAATCTCGTGCTGGCCACTCGCGTACAGGCTGGGTTTGTCTTTGCGCCGAGTGATCGTTCGGTATTGTTGCCGCCACAGGAGCGGTTTTATGCCGGCGGGCAGAACACGGTGCGCGGCTTCGGGCAGAATCAACTTGGCCCCGGTTCATACATCGTTGATTCGTATGTGACGCGCACGCTCGCCGATGGCACGGTCGTGGGTGAGGCTGGTGCAGCAAGTTCGGTGTTGCGCATTGCCCCCAGCGGCGGCAACGCCATGTGGGTGGCGAATATTGAACTGCGCGCACGGCGCGGCTGGCCCGCCGACTTGTTGCACTGGGCCGCGTTCGTCGATGCTGGGCAAGTATGGAATTCCAACGATGTGTTTAGCGTGCTCAATGCGAAGCCGCGCGTCACACCAGGACTCGGCGTGCGACTCGTGACGCCCATCGGGCCATTCCGTGTGGACGTGGGATACAATCCGTATCCGCTGGCCTCAGGTCCCGCGTTTTACGTGGTGGGTGGTGATCTCGCGAAAGGAGTACTCGGCACGGTCACCTGCGTGAGCCCCGGCACCACTGATCCGCTCCCCGGGAGCACGCATGCGGCCGCGCTGAGCTGCCCCGTGACATTTACGCCGCTCAAGCGCGGCGGACTGCTCCCGCGCCTCGCGTTCCACTTCAGCATTGGGAATGCGTTTTGA
- a CDS encoding translocation/assembly module TamB domain-containing protein, whose product MTRRARFLKIGFATAACVVALAVAIPLFVVRTTTGRDWLRRTLVAQVNASLQGRGTLRLAHLDGGFGSPVVADSLTLLDAKGALVMKAARITVDVDLWRANLGDARIRWLLIDHPEARLVQDREGRWNIDRIFASGRPASTSPSAMRVTLDSAEVRDGRVELVQPDSSTTRDTHRVFSGLSVALGSTRIMDPAVAGGDALLKRLAVVIDAPPVTLPRVAGRVRWWKDSLALDLPELRLGVTHGRMTGRVSWAGKGDARIDLQATLDTVAVKELAWISALLPKSGTGSTELRVRNAAERGALSYELTKLDLRASQSRLTGALTAVVGRTVSIRDLALTAQPIDVALLHELFGESMPKKPWDGFMEGTVRARGGPLSAMVFDTIALTWHDRHAKGAMARMTIGGVVDASGPQTVLHDFTVRFADMDTRVAGGVTPAADSLHGTLRGSLVLEGPTNNLRFHDLVAWHTDGLLQPSRVRGAGRIASDVTTQWLEATLSLDTIAPATLLRGRTEVPLRGVLMGTLDVRATGDTVQLESALRAGQGRARFTGRTVLDSTQLILTGSVQLSNVDPRVLFARRDIPALRLDGSAAVNVDGPATMPDAHILLHLDTTSIIGASRVRMGTVRAGFDSTGFHVDTAELHAADWRVSARGHLARRGESADSMTLRLEFAAADSLRSLLLDSLGHAVMDSLHGALTAEGALVGSMERFRVRGTIGVRDARRGEMGVRNVIGRVSLDRLPSNATGGISLLADVVTVGNFATNDVGLTATIDDGRTAAFAAHARSGDTLSLAVRGTGVRDGDDTRFTLDSLTLGLGDGRWALERAVHGTVTPSLFALDSVALASTAGAHVRGTLRLPDAGEVAGSLQLAGVGLSELAFTGLIVPDLAGSVRGSLQLSGTRDAPKMELVASLDSISVNEHTAPSIRATVRYADRMARVSVNASTAAHNALTIDGTVPVNLSLRAVDDRRPNDPFSLRVRADSLALADFEGLVPRASGLGGVLRTNVELRGTWKQLNAVGPLRIENGAFDLPRVGFVARRLSLDAELQPDSITLRRLQFADDDDGRNTITAEGTLVRRNDRWMVRATSTASNFTVVDDPRLATAVANWTLSLSGPVREPTLGGNVSLPHALFFIDNQRRARVVNTAASEDAELAVGMPIMSGLRVQLGNDVRLKSREANVQLSGTVELAGQANNPYILGEIDASRGTYRLDLSILKRTFRVDSGLVRIAGTKDQPAALNIWTSYLVRSNDENDARDVHITAHLSGLSSAPRLDLSSDLGNAVAQSEIISYLVFGSPSFALDGQQSNAVKTATAALVPSLGGLLEGVLGTVFPFFSSLQVTTVAGSGPQNIVTSPLDGLLNSFAITGGRQIGTDAFLNLSGGVCRGSRLASTQSPSGWFGVAAEYRPRLGLGAAASMEPGSSPCSGVGRFSRTYQVGFDLFREFRWK is encoded by the coding sequence TTGACGCGCCGCGCGCGATTCCTGAAGATTGGGTTCGCTACGGCGGCATGCGTGGTCGCGTTGGCTGTTGCGATTCCACTGTTCGTGGTACGCACCACGACCGGGCGTGATTGGCTGCGTCGCACGTTGGTCGCGCAGGTCAATGCATCGCTTCAGGGGCGTGGCACCCTGCGACTGGCCCATCTCGACGGTGGGTTCGGCAGTCCGGTGGTGGCCGACTCGCTGACACTGCTCGATGCGAAGGGCGCGCTGGTGATGAAGGCGGCGCGCATTACGGTGGACGTGGATCTGTGGCGCGCTAACCTCGGAGATGCGCGCATTCGCTGGCTGTTGATTGATCATCCCGAAGCGCGGCTGGTACAGGATCGTGAAGGGCGCTGGAATATTGACCGCATTTTCGCATCGGGGCGCCCGGCAAGCACGAGTCCGTCTGCGATGCGCGTGACGCTCGACAGCGCCGAAGTGCGCGACGGTCGAGTGGAACTGGTGCAGCCCGACAGCAGCACGACGCGTGACACGCACCGTGTGTTTAGCGGGCTCTCGGTAGCGCTTGGGAGCACGCGCATCATGGATCCTGCCGTCGCGGGAGGGGATGCGCTCCTCAAACGACTGGCCGTGGTTATTGACGCCCCGCCCGTGACGCTCCCACGCGTCGCTGGGCGCGTGCGCTGGTGGAAGGACTCCCTTGCGCTCGACCTCCCTGAGTTACGCCTTGGTGTTACGCACGGCCGAATGACCGGCCGGGTGTCGTGGGCGGGCAAAGGGGACGCCCGCATTGACCTGCAGGCCACGCTCGACACGGTCGCCGTGAAGGAACTCGCGTGGATTTCTGCGTTGCTCCCAAAATCCGGTACCGGGAGCACGGAGCTACGCGTGCGGAATGCTGCGGAACGAGGCGCGCTTTCCTACGAACTCACGAAGCTCGACCTTCGCGCGTCGCAGTCGCGCCTCACCGGCGCGCTCACCGCCGTGGTGGGACGCACCGTGAGCATTCGCGATCTCGCGCTCACCGCGCAGCCGATTGACGTGGCGCTGTTGCATGAGTTGTTTGGCGAGTCGATGCCCAAGAAGCCGTGGGACGGCTTTATGGAAGGGACCGTGCGTGCGCGCGGCGGGCCGCTGAGCGCGATGGTGTTCGACACGATCGCCCTCACCTGGCATGATCGGCACGCCAAGGGCGCGATGGCGCGCATGACCATCGGCGGCGTGGTGGATGCATCGGGGCCACAGACGGTGCTCCACGATTTTACGGTGCGCTTTGCTGACATGGACACGCGCGTCGCCGGTGGGGTGACGCCCGCGGCGGACTCGCTACACGGGACGTTACGCGGCTCGTTGGTGCTCGAGGGACCGACGAACAATCTGCGTTTTCATGATCTCGTGGCGTGGCACACCGATGGCCTGCTGCAACCCTCGCGCGTGCGTGGTGCGGGACGTATTGCCTCGGACGTCACGACCCAGTGGCTCGAAGCCACGCTGAGCCTCGACACGATTGCGCCGGCAACGCTTCTCCGCGGACGCACCGAGGTTCCGCTCCGTGGCGTGCTCATGGGTACGCTCGACGTACGCGCCACGGGCGACACGGTGCAGTTAGAGAGTGCGTTGCGCGCCGGCCAGGGGCGCGCACGATTCACCGGGCGCACCGTACTCGACAGCACGCAGTTGATCCTTACCGGCAGCGTGCAGCTCTCGAACGTAGATCCGCGCGTATTGTTCGCTCGGCGCGACATCCCCGCGCTTCGCCTCGACGGCTCCGCCGCTGTGAATGTGGACGGGCCTGCGACGATGCCCGATGCCCACATCCTGCTCCACCTCGACACCACGAGCATCATTGGCGCCTCTCGCGTCCGCATGGGTACCGTGCGCGCTGGGTTCGATTCCACCGGTTTTCACGTGGACACCGCCGAGCTGCACGCTGCCGATTGGCGAGTGAGTGCACGCGGCCACCTCGCGAGACGCGGGGAGAGCGCGGACAGCATGACGCTGCGCCTCGAGTTTGCCGCCGCCGATTCCCTGCGCTCCCTCTTGCTCGACAGCCTTGGCCACGCGGTTATGGACTCGCTGCACGGCGCGCTCACGGCGGAGGGAGCGCTTGTGGGTTCGATGGAGCGCTTTCGCGTGCGCGGGACGATTGGCGTGCGTGACGCGCGGCGCGGAGAGATGGGTGTGCGCAACGTCATTGGGCGCGTATCGCTCGACCGACTCCCATCGAATGCCACGGGCGGTATCTCTCTTCTCGCTGATGTTGTCACCGTTGGCAACTTTGCGACAAACGACGTCGGACTTACCGCGACCATTGACGACGGTCGCACCGCGGCGTTTGCGGCACATGCACGCTCCGGCGACACCCTCTCCCTGGCCGTGCGCGGCACCGGCGTCCGCGACGGCGACGACACCCGTTTCACGCTCGACTCGCTCACGCTGGGGCTCGGTGACGGCCGCTGGGCGCTCGAGCGCGCGGTGCACGGCACGGTGACGCCATCGCTCTTTGCCTTGGACTCCGTAGCGCTTGCGAGCACTGCGGGGGCTCATGTGCGCGGCACGTTGCGCCTTCCTGACGCCGGCGAGGTGGCAGGATCGCTGCAACTCGCGGGAGTGGGGCTCTCGGAACTCGCCTTCACGGGTTTGATTGTGCCCGACTTAGCAGGCAGCGTGCGCGGATCGCTCCAACTCAGTGGCACGCGCGATGCGCCAAAAATGGAGTTGGTGGCGTCACTCGATTCGATCTCCGTGAACGAGCACACCGCGCCGTCTATTCGCGCGACCGTGCGGTACGCCGATCGGATGGCGCGCGTGTCCGTCAACGCGAGCACCGCCGCACACAATGCGCTCACGATTGACGGCACCGTGCCCGTCAATCTCTCCCTGCGCGCCGTGGACGACCGGCGCCCCAACGACCCATTTTCGCTACGCGTGCGTGCCGATTCACTGGCCCTCGCCGACTTTGAAGGGCTGGTGCCGCGCGCGAGTGGATTGGGCGGTGTGCTGCGAACCAACGTCGAACTGCGCGGCACCTGGAAGCAACTCAACGCCGTCGGGCCGCTCCGCATTGAGAACGGAGCCTTCGACCTCCCCCGTGTGGGGTTTGTTGCGCGCCGCCTCTCGCTCGACGCAGAGTTACAGCCGGACAGCATCACCCTCCGCCGCCTGCAGTTTGCCGACGACGATGATGGCCGCAACACCATCACCGCCGAAGGGACGCTCGTGCGCCGCAATGACCGGTGGATGGTGCGCGCCACGAGTACCGCGAGCAACTTCACCGTCGTGGACGATCCGCGCCTTGCCACTGCGGTCGCCAACTGGACGCTCTCACTCAGTGGACCGGTGCGCGAACCGACGCTCGGCGGCAACGTCTCACTCCCCCACGCGTTGTTTTTTATAGACAATCAGCGGCGCGCCCGCGTGGTGAACACTGCCGCCAGCGAAGACGCCGAGCTCGCCGTCGGCATGCCGATCATGTCAGGGTTGCGCGTGCAACTCGGCAATGACGTGCGGCTCAAGTCGCGCGAGGCGAACGTGCAACTGAGCGGCACGGTTGAGTTGGCTGGGCAGGCCAACAATCCGTACATCCTCGGTGAGATTGACGCGAGCCGCGGCACCTACCGACTCGACCTCTCGATCCTCAAGCGTACCTTCCGCGTGGACAGCGGACTCGTGCGCATTGCCGGCACCAAGGACCAGCCGGCCGCGCTCAATATTTGGACGTCGTACCTCGTGCGCTCCAACGACGAAAACGACGCGCGCGATGTGCATATCACCGCGCATCTCTCGGGTCTCTCGTCGGCGCCGCGACTCGACCTCTCGAGCGACCTCGGCAACGCCGTGGCGCAGAGCGAGATCATCAGCTATCTGGTGTTCGGCAGTCCGAGCTTCGCGCTCGACGGTCAGCAGAGCAACGCGGTTAAGACGGCAACGGCGGCACTCGTTCCCTCGCTCGGCGGTCTGCTCGAGGGCGTACTCGGCACGGTCTTCCCGTTCTTCAGCAGCCTGCAAGTGACAACGGTAGCCGGCAGTGGACCGCAAAACATTGTCACGAGCCCGCTCGATGGCTTGCTCAATAGTTTCGCGATCACCGGCGGCCGGCAGATTGGGACCGACGCATTCCTGAATCTTTCAGGCGGCGTCTGCCGCGGGAGTCGGCTCGCGTCTACGCAGAGCCCGTCGGGGTGGTTTGGCGTGGCCGCCG